One Bacteroidales bacterium genomic window, CAAGAATAATTTCCCCAGTGTCAAGCACATCCGTAAGACGGGCACGAAAAATTTCCCCTTCTGCACTATAGTCAAGAAATTCCTGATATCCCAGCAATCGTGCTGTGTAATCCTTCTTCAGGCCGGATAAGTTTTTGTCAAGATGGGCAACCCTTGTTCTGAATGAATCATAGATGCTGTGAAAAATGGTTTCAACCGGCCACGATTTTCCGGTAATTTGTGCAAGCGATATGGGATTGGGCAAATGATCAGGGAAACGGCTTTGATTTATATTGAGCCCGATTCCGGCAACGGAAGAGAGAATCCTGCCATGGCCGATGGAATTCTCAATAAGAATGCCGCCAAGCTTCCGTTTCCTGAAGTAGATATCATTGGGCCATTTTATCTTCACCTCTGGCACAAGAGGAAGCAATGCGTCTGTAATGGCCAGCGAGGCTGCCATGGAGATAAAAAATGCCTTATCAGCTTCCATCTGCTCAGGCAAAAGAATGATGGAAGCAAGAAGGTTCTTGCCTCGTTCACTTTCCCATGAACTGCCTTTTTGTCCTTTGCCGGCTGACTGAAAGTCAGTGCGGATCGTCTGAAGATGTTTAGCTTTTCCGCTTTTCAGCAGTTCTGCAGCATAGTCGTTGGTTGATGAAACCTGCTCCAGGAAAATATAGTCAGCCCGATCAGACATTTTGTTTCTTTTGTGCAAATATATGCTATTTGTTTTGTGCCGGGGGTTTCACAGATTTTGGTTTTTGGGCCCGGGCAGGAAAAAGGAATCGTGTGATGAACCCCGGTTACTGCACCAGATGCACTGAATCTGACCTTTCAGGCGGTTTGTGTCGTCATTAACCGGTTTTTACTTAAAAATCCTGAATTTCCGGTAAAAGCAACAGGCTGGCGCTTTTGCCCATCAGATCAGCCGTATTCTGAGCCGTAAAATACGGATGCTTTTGGTGTGAGGATTTTGGAACAATTATTGATGCTAAAGTGTTAGTAAGTTGAAAATTATTACATAGGTAAATAAAAGAAATCGTTAAGGATATTGTATTTTTGTAAAAGATTAAACAAAAAAACGCAGAGAGCATATATACATGGCAAAACGAAAGGTTCCCGGGTATGATGATATTGTACAGGCTGTAATTGCCGGGATTCAGGAGAAGAAAGGAAAGCAGATCGTAATCATTGATTTGCGTAAGAATGAAGGTGCCGTTTGTGATGCTTTCATTATTTGCCACGGGGATTCGTCACGTCAGGTAGATGCCATTGCTGATTCGGTGATGCGGTTTGCATGGGAAAAGCTGAGAATGCACTCCCATCATGTTGAGGGGCTTGAAAATCTGCAGTGGGTTTTGGTTGATCTGGAAGGAATAGTAGTTCATATATTTCAGAAAAAATACAGGGATTTTTATCAGCTGGAAGAGTTGTGGTCTGATAGTCATACCGTTACTCTGGCTGATGTTTATTAAGAGGATGCATTCATGACCGGGAATACTGAAAACAATAAAAATAACCGAACGAACGGAAAGGAAAACGGGAACAAGGTGCCGCAGTTTCCGCGCCCAAAGTTTAGCATTTATTGGGTGTATGCAATTATTCTGCTGGGGTTCTTCATCTGGCCGTTTTTAACCAATTACTTTGGAGGAACACCCAGGCTGGTTGAGATTCAGCGTTTTGAAAACGACATGCTGCGGGCGGGCGATGTGGAAAAGGTCATTATTCAGAAATACAAGGAACAGGCTTATATTTTCATCCGGCAGGATAAGCTGAAAGACCCCAAGTATAAGGATCTTGAGAGCAACGGCAAACTGATGGTTCCCAGGGAGGGGCCGCATTATTTTCTAAAAACGCTTGATGTACAGGGGTTTTATAATCGTGTGGTGGATTTGCAGAAAGATGCAAAGCATCCCGCCCAGATTGAAATCGACGACTCAAAAGATATTTTACGCGAGATTCTCGGGTGGATTCTGCCGATCATCATCATTGTTGCCATCTGGATGTTTATTTTCCGGCGCATGAGCGGGCAGGTGGGCGGAGGCAGTGCCGGTAACATTTTTAATGTTGGTAAGTCGAAGGCCATACTGTTTGACAAAGATTCGGGAGCGAAGATCGACTTCAAGGATGTGGCAGGGCTTGATGAGGCTAAAACAGAAGTCAGGGAGATAGTTGATTTTCTTAAAAATCCCAAGAAATACACCGATCTGGGGGCCAAGATTCCCAAAGGAGTGTTGCTGGTAGGCCCTCCGGGAACCGGAAAAACTTTACTGGCAAAGGCTGTGGCAGGTGAAGCCAATGTGCCCTTTTTCTCCATGTCGGGTTCGGAATTTGTTGAGATGTTTGTTGGCGTAGGGGCTTCCCGTGTGCGCGATCTCTTCCGTCAGGCCAAGGAAAAAGCTCCCTGTATTGTGTTCATCGATGAGATTGATGCCATTGGAAGGGCACGTGGCAGAAATCCAAATTTCGGGGCCAATGACGAACGCGAAAATACCCTGAACCAGTTGCTCACCGAGATGGACGGTTTTGGAACCAACTCGGGTGTAATCATTATGGCTGCCACCAACCGGGCCGATATTCTTGACAGGGCGCTTCTGAGGGCGGGGCGCTTCGACCGCCAGATACATGTGGAACTTCCTGACCTGAAGGAACGGAAGGAAATCTTTAAAGTGCATTTGCGGCCTATCAAACTCGACAGCAAGGTGGACCTTGATTTTCTGGCCAAACAAACTCCGGGTTTTTCAGGCGCTGACATTGCCAATGTGTGCAACGAAGCAGCTCTGATTGCCGCCAGAAAAGGGAAAAAGGCAGTGGAAAAACAGGATTTCCTCGATGCTGTTGACAGGATAGTAGGCGGTCTGGAACGGAAGAACAAAATCGTCACGGCCCTTGAGAAGAAAACAATAGCCTATCATGAAGCCGGACATGCCACCGTCTCATGGCTGCTGGAACATGCCAGCCCTCTGATGAAGGTGACCATTATTCCGCGGGGACGTGCCCTCGGCGCAGCATGGTATGTACCTGAAGAACGGCAGATTACTACACGGGAACAGATGCTCGATGAATTGTGCGCAACCCTTGGCGGAAGAGCTTCGGAAGAACTGAATTTCGGAAAGGTTTCCACCGGTGCCCTCAATGACCTGGAACGTGTTACCAAACAGGCCTATGCTATGGTGGCCTATTTTGGTATGAGCGAAAAACTCGGTAATTTGAGTTTCTATGATTCCACCGGACAGACCGAATATGCCCTTACCAAACCATACAGCGAAAAAACTGCTGAACTGATTGATGAGGAAGCAAAACGGATTGTGGAAGAACAATACAGGAGAGCACTGAAAATACTTTCCGAGAACAAAGAAGGGCTGGTTAAACTGGCGGAACTTCTTCTGGAGAAAGAAGTCATCTTCAGTGAAGACCTGGAGCAGATTTTCGGCCCGCGCAAAAGTGCCGATGCAGAAGAACAGAAACTTCTTATCCAGCAAAATAATCATTCTCAAGAAACAGGCGCTGAGACTTCTCTTTCTGCCTCAGCAGAAAAACCGGAAGAAAAGAATGAACCCAACCCTCCCCGGATAGCGGATCAGGAAACCAGGCCGGGCGGGGATTCACAATAGTCCCTGATATGGAACCGGGATGGACACTGGTCTATTCAACCGATAAAGATTTTCATGCGCACGTGCTTCAGCAGATGCTGAACGACAACGATATACCGGTTGTACTCCTCAATAAGAAAGATTCGGCCTATGTGATCCTCGGTGAGATTGAATTGTATGTTCCTTCCGAATTTGCTGTAAAAGCAATTCATCTTTTGCATAATTTTGACCTTTCAAACGAAACGATGTGAAGAGTTTATTGACACGCACTCTGACCGGTGCCTTGTTCGTTGTGATTGTTG contains:
- a CDS encoding DUF2007 domain-containing protein, with the protein product MEPGWTLVYSTDKDFHAHVLQQMLNDNDIPVVLLNKKDSAYVILGEIELYVPSEFAVKAIHLLHNFDLSNETM
- a CDS encoding biotin--[acetyl-CoA-carboxylase] ligase, with the protein product MSDRADYIFLEQVSSTNDYAAELLKSGKAKHLQTIRTDFQSAGKGQKGSSWESERGKNLLASIILLPEQMEADKAFFISMAASLAITDALLPLVPEVKIKWPNDIYFRKRKLGGILIENSIGHGRILSSVAGIGLNINQSRFPDHLPNPISLAQITGKSWPVETIFHSIYDSFRTRVAHLDKNLSGLKKDYTARLLGYQEFLDYSAEGEIFRARLTDVLDTGEIIL
- the hflB gene encoding ATP-dependent zinc metalloprotease FtsH codes for the protein MTGNTENNKNNRTNGKENGNKVPQFPRPKFSIYWVYAIILLGFFIWPFLTNYFGGTPRLVEIQRFENDMLRAGDVEKVIIQKYKEQAYIFIRQDKLKDPKYKDLESNGKLMVPREGPHYFLKTLDVQGFYNRVVDLQKDAKHPAQIEIDDSKDILREILGWILPIIIIVAIWMFIFRRMSGQVGGGSAGNIFNVGKSKAILFDKDSGAKIDFKDVAGLDEAKTEVREIVDFLKNPKKYTDLGAKIPKGVLLVGPPGTGKTLLAKAVAGEANVPFFSMSGSEFVEMFVGVGASRVRDLFRQAKEKAPCIVFIDEIDAIGRARGRNPNFGANDERENTLNQLLTEMDGFGTNSGVIIMAATNRADILDRALLRAGRFDRQIHVELPDLKERKEIFKVHLRPIKLDSKVDLDFLAKQTPGFSGADIANVCNEAALIAARKGKKAVEKQDFLDAVDRIVGGLERKNKIVTALEKKTIAYHEAGHATVSWLLEHASPLMKVTIIPRGRALGAAWYVPEERQITTREQMLDELCATLGGRASEELNFGKVSTGALNDLERVTKQAYAMVAYFGMSEKLGNLSFYDSTGQTEYALTKPYSEKTAELIDEEAKRIVEEQYRRALKILSENKEGLVKLAELLLEKEVIFSEDLEQIFGPRKSADAEEQKLLIQQNNHSQETGAETSLSASAEKPEEKNEPNPPRIADQETRPGGDSQ
- the rsfS gene encoding ribosome silencing factor, producing the protein MAKRKVPGYDDIVQAVIAGIQEKKGKQIVIIDLRKNEGAVCDAFIICHGDSSRQVDAIADSVMRFAWEKLRMHSHHVEGLENLQWVLVDLEGIVVHIFQKKYRDFYQLEELWSDSHTVTLADVY